The Cyanobacteriota bacterium DNA segment TATTGAGTTGGTGGCCTCCAAGGCTGCCTACATGGTTTGGCAAGCTGAGCAGGGGATCCGGATGCCCGCTGAACCTACCCAACAGGAGCACTTTTGGCGTGACCAAGCAGGGGTAGCCCAGAGTGGAAAGCTCATCTGCCATGCTTGGGGTGATGTCGGAGCCACGATCGCCAGTGGATCCTTTCGGACTTTGGGAATGTTGGTCATCCCCTGTAGCATGAGTACTGTTGCCAAACTGGCTGCGGGCATGAGTTCTGACCTTCTAGAGCGGGCTGCCGATGTGCAGCTCAAGGAAGGACGCAAGTTGGTCGTCGTCCCGCGAGAAACTCCCCTTAGCCTGATTCACTTGCGCAACCTCACTGCCCTAGCCGAAGCTGGTGCCCGCATTGTCCCTGCTATCCCTGCCTGGTATCACCATCCCCA contains these protein-coding regions:
- a CDS encoding UbiX family flavin prenyltransferase, giving the protein MTISRPLILGVSGASGLIYAVRSLKFLLEADYAIELVASKAAYMVWQAEQGIRMPAEPTQQEHFWRDQAGVAQSGKLICHAWGDVGATIASGSFRTLGMLVIPCSMSTVAKLAAGMSSDLLERAADVQLKEGRKLVVVPRETPLSLIHLRNLTALAEAGARIVPAIPAWYHHPQSITDLVDFVVARALDQLDIDCVPLRRWQGH